From a region of the Impatiens glandulifera chromosome 4, dImpGla2.1, whole genome shotgun sequence genome:
- the LOC124933495 gene encoding uncharacterized protein LOC124933495, whose protein sequence is MDVNMEKTFDWGDGQSNVAALSLDYHPGLSNGIVSNRKRNPLSISPLALSLGFSSSSCTSLGSRKENEEESSYKTQLNCVSSIVMFEGVELQKPKLDLELSLSTGFKDSDVTTLTQAFKPPPDIPGTEGSVSSRWKCGSVISSFLASQTMHINPTDEIPNQRRRITNVKLCQFQGCGKGARGATKFCISHGGGKRCKREGCPNGAEGKTVFCKAHGGGNRCIHLGCTKSAEGRTDLCIRHGGGRRCIHEGCSQAARGKQTSLCIKHGGGKRCKIENCDKSAEGMLGLCISHGGGRRCERPECTKSAQGGTKLCKAHGGGKRCQFVGCSKGAEGSTMYCKGHGGGKRCSYLEGCPKSVHGGTMFCVRHGGGKRCLFPECSKSARGRTNFCVRHGGGKRCSFVGGCGKSAQGRSDFCKGHGGGKRCSWGGQPSCDKFVRGKSSLCAAHNTTATINNDMEWTSCSPFFINQTQAMDSSSAKEDPTTTLPLQFSLPEGRVHGGSLMAMLEGSRNLGGN, encoded by the coding sequence ATGGATGTTAATATGGAGAAAACATTTGATTGGGGAGATGGTCAGTCTAATGTTGCTGCACTGAGTCTGGATTATCATCCGGGATTGTCAAACGGTATAGTAAGCAATAGAAAAAGGAACCCTCTAAGCATCTCCCCGTTGGCTCTTAGTTTGGGCTTCTCGTCAAGTTCTTGTACTTCCTTAGGTTCGAGGaaggaaaatgaagaagaatctTCGTACAAGACACAATTGAATTGTGTTTCTTCTATTGTGATGTTTGAAGGGGTTGAACTCCAAAAACCAAAGCTAGACCTAGAACTAAGCCTATCAACTGGATTTAAAGACTCCGATGTTACTACCCTTACCCAAGCATTCAAGCCACCGCCCGACATACCAGGAACAGAAGGGTCAGTATCATCTCGTTGGAAATGCGGGTCAGTTATTTCATCATTCTTGGCTTCGCAAACCATGCATATCAATCCAACCGATGAAATCCCAAACCAAAGGCGACGCATCACAAATGTCAAGCTGTGTCAGTTCCAAGGTTGTGGTAAAGGAGCAAGAGGGGCCACGAAATTTTGCATCTCGCATGGAGGTGGCAAGAGGTGTAAGCGAGAAGGTTGTCCAAACGGAGCCGAGGGCAAAACAGTCTTTTGCAAGGCACATGGTGGGGGTAACCGTTGCATACACCTCGGGTGTACGAAAAGTGCAGAAGGCCGAACTGACCTCTGTATCAGGCATGGTGGTGGCCGAAGGTGTATTCACGAAGGCTGCAGTCAAGCCGCAAGAGGGAAACAAACTAGTCTTTGTATAAAGCACGGAGGTGGGAAAAGATGTAAGATTGAAAATTGTGATAAGAGTGCAGAAGGAATGTTAGGATTATGCATATCGCATGGAGGTGGAAGACGATGTGAAAGACCTGAATGTACGAAAAGCGCTCAAGGAGGTACGAAGTTATGTAAAGCACATGGGGGTGGGAAAAGGTGTCAATTCGTGGGGTGTAGTAAAGGAGCGGAAGGTAGTACGATGTATTGTAAAGGTCATGGGGGTGGGAAAAGATGTAGTTATTTAGAAGGGTGTCCTAAGAGTGTACATGGAGGGACGATGTTTTGTGTGAGGCACGGTGGGGGTAAGAGATGCTTGTTCCCGGAATGCTCTAAAAGTGCGAGAGGTCGTACAAATTTCTGCGTTCGTCATGGTGGTGGCAAAAGGTGTAGTTTTGTAGGAGGATGTGGAAAGAGTGCACAAGGAAGGAGCGATTTTTGCAAGGGACATGGAGGGGGAAAACGATGCTCTTGGGGAGGACAACCTTCTTGTGATAAGTTTGTGAGAGGGAAATCTAGTCTTTGTGCTGCTCACAATACTACTGCTACTATTAATAATGACATGGAATGGACTAGTTGTTCTCCATTCTTTATCAATCAGACTCAGGCCATGGATTCTTCTTCTGCTAAAGAAGATCCAACAACAACCTTACCACTGCAATTTTCACTTCCAGAAGGCAGGGTACATGGAGGAAGCCTCATGGCAATGTTGGAAGGTTCTCGAAACTTGGGAGGAAATTAG